The following are from one region of the Petrotoga mobilis SJ95 genome:
- a CDS encoding ATP-binding cassette domain-containing protein — translation MNLTNLRKIISFYSLIGKRRLIPILIGGFLATSSVVFGFFIPLLVRNIIDGLTINMQMEWNSIYLLAILYTTSFILTYIGDQIYLREKFKAAADLSNRIFKLSFFFPWKKLKQQGSAYYASLINNQLNEAFVVLDYGFIRNIFVLIRMVLILVMVFAWSKFFFFLYVVNVAIVGLYTNIIDRVSHRPYSRGYELMRQATNFIVETFENLHEIFAGEAKSKRENEYERIYQKITDSVVEAEIPRSRFDKLMVDLPDYFSRLIILVYGSFLVINGRMTVGTIWALWTYFSFVTEPLYLFRELARIAVRVSANLDTILNYFDEAEHAQKNYTKHEIFPVPKAPVYSLKDVSFGFEPDKPFLKKISLNVQHGETIAIVGLSGEGKSTLLNILLGLEQNYEGEVKLLGNELKGTYPLAVFKYVGYYSQTVGIFNETLESNIVMGRKLDEERLEKVIDDLKLDHLKGRLLGEGGSFVSGGEKQRIQLARLFYAEKDVVVVDEPLTNLDTINESILLEKLEDYLSTRSGIIISHKPNVISLANRVFVLKNGTVAATGSFSELMSGDDTFKGIIESYLSSANEIGRKKMG, via the coding sequence ATGAATTTAACAAACTTGCGTAAGATAATATCTTTTTATTCTTTGATTGGGAAACGAAGGCTTATACCCATATTGATTGGTGGCTTTCTTGCAACATCATCAGTTGTATTCGGTTTTTTCATTCCATTGCTGGTAAGAAACATCATAGACGGGTTAACTATAAATATGCAAATGGAATGGAACTCCATTTATCTTTTAGCTATCTTATACACTACCTCGTTTATCTTAACCTACATTGGCGATCAAATTTATTTACGTGAAAAATTCAAAGCTGCCGCGGATCTATCAAATCGTATTTTCAAACTCTCTTTCTTTTTCCCTTGGAAAAAACTTAAGCAACAAGGTTCGGCATACTATGCCTCTTTGATTAATAATCAACTTAACGAAGCTTTTGTCGTTCTTGATTATGGTTTTATTCGCAACATTTTTGTGCTTATACGAATGGTACTAATTTTGGTAATGGTTTTCGCTTGGAGTAAATTCTTTTTCTTCTTGTATGTGGTGAATGTGGCAATTGTAGGTCTATACACAAATATTATTGATCGAGTAAGCCATCGCCCTTACTCCCGAGGGTATGAATTAATGAGACAAGCAACGAATTTCATAGTTGAAACTTTCGAAAATCTCCATGAAATTTTTGCTGGAGAAGCAAAATCAAAACGTGAAAATGAATATGAAAGAATATACCAAAAGATTACAGACTCAGTGGTGGAAGCAGAAATACCAAGATCAAGGTTTGATAAATTGATGGTTGATCTGCCAGATTATTTTTCTCGTCTAATAATCTTGGTATATGGAAGTTTTTTAGTAATTAATGGACGTATGACCGTTGGAACAATATGGGCATTGTGGACATATTTTTCCTTTGTGACGGAACCTTTATACCTATTTAGGGAATTGGCCCGAATTGCAGTACGTGTTTCTGCAAATCTTGATACCATCCTTAATTATTTCGACGAAGCAGAACATGCACAAAAGAATTACACGAAGCATGAAATATTTCCGGTTCCAAAGGCTCCCGTATATAGTCTGAAAGATGTCAGTTTTGGTTTTGAACCTGATAAACCGTTTCTAAAAAAAATTTCCTTAAACGTTCAGCATGGGGAAACAATTGCTATTGTAGGTTTATCAGGAGAAGGAAAATCCACTTTACTCAATATACTACTTGGATTAGAGCAAAACTATGAAGGAGAAGTAAAACTCCTAGGTAATGAATTAAAAGGGACCTACCCCCTGGCAGTGTTCAAATATGTTGGATATTACTCTCAAACTGTTGGAATTTTCAATGAAACGCTTGAAAGCAATATCGTTATGGGAAGAAAGTTAGACGAGGAACGATTGGAAAAAGTAATCGATGATCTTAAATTGGATCATTTAAAAGGAAGACTTTTAGGAGAAGGAGGTAGTTTTGTTTCGGGCGGTGAAAAACAACGGATACAACTTGCAAGGTTATTTTACGCTGAAAAAGATGTAGTGGTGGTTGACGAACCACTTACTAATCTAGATACCATAAACGAAAGTATTTTACTTGAAAAACTTGAAGATTATTTATCCACACGTTCTGGGATTATTATTTCCCATAAACCAAATGTTATTAGTCTTGCAAATAGGGTATTTGTGTTAAAAAATGGAACGGTTGCAGCAACAGGTAGTTTTAGTGAGCTTATGTCTGGAGATGATACTTTCAAAGGAATAATTGAAAGCTATCTATCAAGTGCTAACGAGATCGGACGAAAGAAGATGGGATAA
- a CDS encoding IS110 family RNA-guided transposase has translation MFKKYPMTKKGIEEFKKNLDKETEVAVEATGNSRFFYNSIVSQVKKVRVINSSQFKVISESVKKTDRHDAEIIAEYLSKGLLPEVRVMSKENRELKSLIQTRNKLVKLRSTLKNKIHGILMEYGITTRREMFSSEKALEEVRNAAVSETSRFEIGVIVDQIKSLNEGIKKIEEKIKGNGEGLKGQKNLRSITRIGKLSSTIILSNIGDINDFDNSKKLCAYAELVPRVYDSNESIRHGRITKRGDKILRTTLVQVALIAIRYSPYIRGFYERLKHKKGSGKAIIATARKMLSIIYETLKNDWVFEDFNNFILA, from the coding sequence ATATTCAAAAAATATCCGATGACGAAAAAAGGAATAGAAGAGTTCAAAAAGAATTTAGACAAAGAGACAGAAGTGGCAGTAGAAGCAACGGGTAACAGCAGATTTTTCTACAACAGTATAGTTAGCCAGGTAAAGAAAGTTCGAGTAATAAATTCGTCGCAGTTCAAGGTAATAAGTGAGAGTGTGAAAAAGACTGACCGACATGATGCGGAAATAATAGCGGAGTATTTAAGCAAAGGGTTATTGCCAGAGGTAAGAGTAATGAGTAAAGAGAATAGGGAGTTAAAGAGTTTAATTCAGACAAGAAACAAACTAGTAAAGCTACGCAGTACCTTAAAAAATAAGATACATGGGATATTAATGGAATATGGAATAACGACTCGCCGGGAAATGTTTTCTAGTGAGAAGGCGTTAGAAGAAGTTAGAAATGCGGCAGTGAGTGAAACAAGCCGGTTTGAGATAGGGGTAATTGTTGACCAGATAAAGTCGTTAAATGAGGGTATAAAGAAGATAGAAGAGAAAATAAAAGGAAACGGAGAAGGATTGAAAGGCCAGAAAAATCTGCGGAGTATAACACGGATAGGTAAACTAAGTTCAACAATAATTCTGAGCAATATTGGTGACATTAATGATTTTGATAATTCTAAGAAATTATGTGCTTATGCTGAACTGGTACCCCGTGTATATGATTCAAATGAAAGTATAAGACATGGACGAATAACCAAACGAGGCGATAAGATATTACGTACTACCCTGGTACAAGTAGCGCTGATAGCGATAAGATATAGTCCATATATAAGAGGTTTTTACGAGCGGTTGAAACATAAGAAAGGTAGCGGTAAAGCAATAATCGCTACCGCACGTAAGATGTTAAGCATAATTTATGAGACCTTAAAAAACGATTGGGTCTTTGAGGATTTTAATAATTTCATATTAGCATAA
- a CDS encoding ATP-binding cassette domain-containing protein produces the protein MKNINLSIDKNEKVALVGTSGSGKSTMVSLLVRLYDPTNGKILLGNKNIIDYKLQEIREKIKLVRGNEPLFNMTVKENIMLDDEFTEEEFMKAVKKAKVDKFIGLLDEGYDTVVGERGSKLSDGQRQRVAIARALIREPKVLILDEATSGVDSQTEEEIFDELKEYEMTLIIISHRLSTIRKADKVILLKDGEIMGEGVHEELLKNSPLYKEIIESQLVV, from the coding sequence TTGAAAAACATAAATCTCTCCATTGACAAAAACGAAAAGGTAGCGTTGGTAGGAACGAGTGGATCCGGCAAAAGTACGATGGTGAGTCTTCTTGTGAGATTATATGATCCCACAAACGGTAAAATACTATTAGGGAATAAAAACATAATAGATTACAAATTACAAGAAATCAGAGAAAAGATAAAGTTAGTCAGAGGTAACGAACCCTTATTCAACATGACGGTCAAAGAAAACATAATGTTGGATGATGAATTCACTGAAGAAGAATTCATGAAGGCGGTAAAAAAAGCGAAGGTAGATAAATTCATAGGGCTTTTAGATGAAGGATACGATACTGTAGTAGGAGAAAGGGGAAGTAAGTTATCAGATGGGCAAAGGCAGAGAGTAGCGATAGCAAGAGCATTGATAAGGGAACCAAAGGTATTGATACTGGATGAAGCAACGTCTGGTGTAGATTCACAGACAGAAGAAGAAATATTCGATGAATTGAAAGAGTACGAGATGACTTTGATTATAATATCCCACAGACTATCGACGATAAGAAAAGCTGACAAAGTGATACTATTAAAAGATGGAGAGATAATGGGAGAAGGAGTACATGAAGAGTTACTAAAAAATTCTCCCCTTTACAAAGAAATAATAGAAAGTCAGTTGGTTGTATGA
- a CDS encoding IS110 family RNA-guided transposase: protein MYFVGIDISKNSFHYYISDSGRTKIDSGKFKQNMSGFTTFDKILKKFNKREIIIGMESTSIYHQHLFSYLLKHDYDVHIINPLLLKEFRKSETLRHSKNDNIDSKLISIWLKEKYPDNIPSSKEIDNFTQYSREIINLSEEISRVKNEIKRYVYLLFPELESFQSNIFIKSLMNLLYNFPSARKIATTNKKQLIDAMKIDNQLYFDENKLDQIIELSKNSIASGNDAHELALQKRIELLFKLESDQKLFKEKLKETLNNSSNDVIKNQVELIQSLDGFNETALNIVAETGDINRFYSASALVAFVGIDPRTEESGQMKKGWFINRKGNRYLRKAVYIAAIVAIQNNEYFKNYYMKLRTRGKSHTVAVLAVAGKLLRIIYSLVKSGKKYDSDYHYKLQNQELRAHGNYTAKKLKRKREIVT, encoded by the coding sequence ATGTATTTTGTAGGTATTGATATTTCTAAAAACTCTTTTCATTACTACATCTCCGATTCAGGTAGGACCAAAATCGATAGTGGTAAATTCAAACAGAATATGAGTGGTTTCACCACTTTCGACAAAATTCTTAAAAAGTTCAACAAAAGAGAGATTATAATTGGTATGGAATCCACTTCTATTTACCATCAACATTTGTTTTCTTATTTACTTAAACACGATTATGATGTCCATATCATTAATCCCCTTTTGTTGAAAGAATTCAGAAAAAGTGAAACTCTTCGCCATTCTAAAAACGACAACATTGATTCCAAGCTGATCTCCATTTGGCTGAAAGAAAAGTATCCAGACAACATCCCTTCTTCTAAGGAGATAGATAATTTCACTCAATACTCTCGCGAGATCATTAACCTTTCTGAGGAGATTTCAAGGGTTAAGAATGAAATCAAACGTTATGTCTACCTTTTGTTCCCTGAATTGGAATCTTTTCAATCTAATATCTTTATCAAGAGTTTAATGAATTTATTGTATAACTTCCCTTCTGCAAGGAAGATCGCTACAACCAACAAAAAACAGCTTATTGATGCGATGAAGATAGATAATCAATTGTATTTCGATGAAAATAAGTTGGACCAAATCATTGAACTTTCTAAAAATTCAATAGCAAGTGGCAACGATGCGCATGAGTTAGCTCTTCAAAAAAGAATAGAATTGTTGTTCAAACTTGAATCAGATCAAAAGCTCTTCAAAGAAAAATTGAAAGAAACTTTGAACAATTCATCAAACGATGTAATTAAAAACCAGGTAGAATTAATACAATCTCTTGATGGTTTCAATGAAACAGCTTTAAATATTGTAGCAGAAACAGGAGATATTAACCGATTCTATTCTGCTTCTGCCCTGGTGGCTTTCGTTGGCATCGATCCTCGTACAGAGGAATCAGGTCAAATGAAAAAAGGCTGGTTCATCAATAGAAAAGGTAACAGATACCTAAGAAAAGCTGTTTACATCGCTGCCATCGTTGCTATTCAAAACAATGAATACTTCAAGAATTATTACATGAAACTACGTACTCGAGGTAAATCACATACTGTTGCTGTGTTAGCCGTAGCGGGAAAATTGTTGAGAATAATATATTCACTGGTAAAGAGTGGGAAAAAATATGATTCTGACTATCATTACAAATTACAAAATCAAGAACTGAGAGCTCATGGCAATTATACAGCAAAAAAATTAAAAAGGAAAAGAGAAATAGTAACCTGA
- a CDS encoding radical SAM protein: protein MYDINKYAILNNHYKLLEFPTYGVLQVKSDNMKNRDRIIQIDGKENIEKGLFLKQASSFINHDAVELFKLCNGSKTLKEIFEMFSNDDKIRQFLFRAIERNHVSLVDKPSVDGLDVRGTKDFFLPLHMSIELTDGCNLNCKYCYRREDIRKSTFIDSEKLKVMVEKLNKETLSMVEITGGEPTLHPHFTEILKYILERGITVGVLTNGVKLPENSTEELEPYADKIIWGVSLDSYDPEYHDKFRGKKGAWESTVKNIKKLVNHNFFVRVAMVVTPENIDHLDKTAELSVNLGARFFTFSASLPFGKGKNIEWKEEYALKLFEEGNKVIKKYEGIIPIVQEESGDLLKHSKNCGAGWKNFTVGPDFAVRPCVMSEPKRDVIGIIDPDNPTKFFEDHKEETFFYSKIVPPNREICGDCVLLHFCWPCILRARKAGEDGLMDIDKCKWMNDSYVEFLKVKVPNRGDKDGLK from the coding sequence GTGTATGATATCAATAAATACGCAATTTTAAATAATCATTACAAACTTTTAGAATTCCCAACATATGGTGTTTTACAGGTGAAATCAGATAATATGAAGAATAGAGATAGAATAATTCAAATAGATGGAAAAGAAAATATTGAAAAAGGTTTGTTTCTGAAACAAGCCTCTTCTTTTATAAATCACGATGCTGTGGAATTGTTTAAACTTTGCAACGGCAGTAAAACGCTCAAGGAAATATTTGAAATGTTTTCAAATGACGATAAAATTAGGCAATTTTTATTTAGAGCCATTGAAAGAAATCATGTGAGTTTGGTCGATAAACCTTCTGTTGATGGTTTAGATGTAAGAGGAACAAAAGACTTTTTCCTACCTTTACATATGTCAATAGAACTAACCGATGGATGCAACTTAAATTGTAAATACTGTTATAGAAGAGAAGATATAAGAAAAAGTACTTTTATCGATTCAGAAAAATTAAAAGTAATGGTTGAAAAATTGAATAAAGAAACTCTATCTATGGTTGAAATAACTGGTGGAGAGCCTACTTTACATCCGCATTTTACAGAGATTTTAAAGTATATCTTGGAAAGAGGTATAACGGTTGGAGTACTAACAAATGGAGTTAAATTACCAGAAAATTCAACGGAAGAGTTGGAACCATATGCAGATAAAATAATATGGGGGGTTAGCTTAGATAGTTACGATCCAGAATATCATGATAAATTTAGGGGCAAAAAAGGGGCTTGGGAATCTACTGTTAAAAACATCAAAAAATTGGTAAACCACAATTTCTTTGTTAGAGTAGCGATGGTGGTAACACCTGAAAATATCGATCATTTGGATAAAACTGCAGAATTGTCTGTGAATTTAGGCGCAAGATTTTTCACCTTTTCTGCATCACTTCCTTTCGGAAAAGGGAAAAATATCGAATGGAAAGAGGAATATGCACTAAAACTTTTTGAAGAAGGGAACAAAGTAATAAAAAAATACGAAGGAATTATACCCATAGTACAAGAAGAATCTGGGGATCTATTGAAGCATTCAAAAAATTGTGGAGCCGGTTGGAAGAACTTCACCGTTGGTCCTGATTTTGCTGTGAGACCATGTGTTATGTCAGAACCAAAAAGAGACGTTATCGGAATAATCGATCCTGATAACCCAACGAAATTTTTTGAGGATCACAAAGAAGAAACTTTTTTCTATTCTAAAATTGTTCCTCCCAATAGGGAAATTTGCGGTGATTGTGTGTTACTCCATTTCTGTTGGCCTTGTATTTTAAGAGCTAGAAAAGCGGGTGAAGATGGATTGATGGATATTGATAAATGCAAGTGGATGAATGATTCGTATGTAGAATTTTTAAAGGTAAAAGTACCAAATAGAGGAGATAAAGATGGCCTTAAATAA
- a CDS encoding ABC transporter ATP-binding protein, whose product MKSKIISSNVKRFFEYSKKYKKVHLNLYLFSIPLTFFFIANPYILRYMIDEVIFQNKFSLLLPSMLAYLTVVVGQVVLGFFENYYASASEADVIKNEQLTLYEKVQKIPSAYSSDSQIGDFLARITSDIAEIANFLVLTKPVIILNIIDVFIILIVLSTFSWQLTLLVIATIPLYYWILNHFNKRLLDASKKERKEYSKVMESLREKIEGINIIETR is encoded by the coding sequence GTGAAATCAAAAATAATTTCTTCTAACGTTAAAAGATTTTTCGAATATTCAAAAAAGTACAAAAAGGTTCATCTTAATCTTTATCTTTTTTCAATTCCACTTACGTTTTTTTTCATAGCCAATCCCTATATCTTGAGATACATGATCGATGAAGTTATATTTCAAAACAAGTTTTCTCTTCTCTTACCTTCCATGTTGGCGTATTTAACTGTGGTAGTAGGCCAAGTGGTTTTGGGCTTTTTTGAAAATTATTATGCAAGTGCAAGTGAAGCAGATGTGATAAAGAATGAACAATTGACTTTATATGAAAAAGTTCAAAAGATTCCTTCTGCTTACTCCTCAGACAGCCAAATTGGAGATTTCCTTGCCAGAATCACATCTGATATAGCTGAAATAGCCAACTTTCTCGTACTAACAAAACCCGTGATAATATTAAACATCATAGATGTTTTCATTATTTTAATTGTTTTATCAACTTTTAGTTGGCAGCTTACTTTGTTAGTTATTGCAACGATACCGTTATATTACTGGATATTAAACCATTTCAATAAAAGATTATTAGATGCTTCAAAGAAGGAAAGAAAAGAATACAGCAAGGTCATGGAAAGTCTGAGAGAAAAGATTGAAGGGATCAATATTATAGAAACGAGATAG